In a genomic window of Physeter macrocephalus isolate SW-GA chromosome 14, ASM283717v5, whole genome shotgun sequence:
- the LOC102990412 gene encoding retina-specific copper amine oxidase isoform X2: MNQKTTLVLLALAAITIFALVCVLLAGRGGDGGEHSRPPLCPSVSPSAQPWTHPGQSQLFADLSREELTAVMSFLTQKLGPGLVDAAQAQPSDNCIFSVELELPPKAAALAHLDRGSPPPAREALAIVFFGGQPQPNVTELLVGPLPHPSYLRDVTVERHGGPLPYHRRPVLGTESAQMWKHLKEVELPKAPVFLASVFNYSGSTLAALHATPRGLRSGDRATWIALYHNISGVGIFLHPVGLELLLDHRALDPARWAVQQVFYLGHYYADLGQLEWEFKAGRLEVVRVPLPLPVGASSLRSRVSPGPLPPLQFSPQGSRYSVQGHRVASSLWTFTFGHGVFSGMRIFDVRFKGERVAYEVSVQECVSVYGADSPKTMMTRYLDSSYGLGHHSRGLVRGVDCPYQSTMVDIHVLVGKGAVQLLPGAVCVFEEAQGLPLRRHHNHLESHFYGGLAGSALVVRSVSSIGNYDYIWDFVLHQNGALEGRVHATGYINTAFLSGGEESFLFGNRVGERVLGAVHTHAFHFKLDLDVAGLENWVWAEDMAFVPTAVPWSPKHQIQRLQVTRKLLETEEQAAFPLGGPSPRYLYLASNHSNKWGHPRGYRIQTVSFAGEPLPQNSSLERALSWARYQLAVTQRKEAEPRSSSIFNQNDPWAPTVDFADFINNETIAGEDLVAWVTAGFLHIPHAEDIPNTVTVGNGVGFFLRPYNFFDQDPSFDSADSVYFQEDQDAGTCEVNRLACLPQAAACAPHLPAFSHPGFSHN; encoded by the exons AGCCGAGAAGAGCTGACGGCTGTGATGAGCTTTCTGACCCAGAAGCTGGGACCAGGCCTGGTGGATGCAGCTCAGGCCCAACCCTCAGACAACTGCATCTTCTCGGTAGAGCTGGAGCTGCCCCCCAAGGCTGCAGCCCTGGCCCACCTGGACAGGGGGAGCCCCCCGCCTGCCCGGGAGGCACTGGCCATCGTCTTCTTTGGTGGACAACCCCAGCCCAATGTGACTGAGCTGCTGGTGGGGCCGCTGCCGCACCCCTCCTACCTGCGGGATGTGACTGTGGAGCGTCACGGGGGCCCCCTGCCCTATCACCGACGCCCCGTGCTGGGAACTGAGTCTGCCCAGATGTGGAAGCATTTGAAAGAGGTGGAGCTCCCCAAGGCACCAGTCTTCCTGGCGTCTGTCTTCAACTACAGTGGCTCCACTTTGGCAGCTCTGCACGCCACCCCTCGTGGCTTGCGCTCAGGAGACCGTGCTACCTGGATAGCCCTCTACCATAACATCTCAGGTGTTGGGATTTTCCTGCACCCTGTGGGGCTCGAGCTACTGCTGGACCACCGGGCCCTGGACCCTGCCCGCTGGGCTGTCCAGCAGGTCTTCTACCTTGGGCACTACTATGCAGACTTGGGTCAGTTGGAATGGGAGTTTAAGGCTGGCCGGCTGGAAGTGGTTAGAGTTCCTCTACCCCTGCCAGTTGGGGCCTCATCGCTGCGCTCGCGGGTCTCCCCAGGTCCTCTTCCCCCTCTTCAGTTCTCACCTCAGGGCTCCCGGTACAGTGTGCAAGGGCACCGAGTGGCGTCGTCCCTTTGGACGTTTACCTTTGGCCATGGCGTGTTCAGTGGCATGAGGATTTTTGATGTTCGGTTCAAGGGGGAGCGAGTGGCCTACGAAGTCAGCGTCCAGGAGTGTGTGTCTGTCTATGGTGCCGATTCACCCAAGACAATGATGACCCGATACCTGGATAGCAGCTATGGGCTTGGCCATCACAGCCGGGGCTTGGTGCGGGGAGTGGACTGCCCCTATCAGTCTACCATGGTGGACATCCACGTATTAGTGGGCAAAGGGGCAGTCCAGCTGCTCccgggggctgtgtgtgtgtttgaggagGCCCAGGGACTACCCCTCCGCAGGCACCACAATCACCTTGAGAGTCATTTCTATGGTGGTTTGGCTGGCTCGGCCCTTGTAGTCAGGTCTGTGTCCTCTATAGGCAACTATGACTACATTTGGGACTTTGTATTGCACCAAAATGGGGCGCTTGAAGGGCGGGTCCATGCCACGGGCTACATCAACACAGCTTTCCTGAGCGGGGGCGAGGAGAGCTTCCTCTTTGGGAACCGCGTTGGGGAGAGAGTGCTGGGGGCGGTGCACACGCATGCCTTCCACTTCAAGCTGGACCTGGATGTGGCAG GACTGGAGAACTGGGTCTGGGCTGAGGACATGGCTTTTGTCCCTACGGCGGTACCCTGGAGCCCCAAGCACCAGATACAGAGGCTGCAGGTGACCCGGAAGCTGCTGGAGACGGAGGAGCAGGCCGCCTTCCCCCTGGGAGGTCCCTCCCCTCGCTACCTGTACCTGGCCAGCAATCACAGCAACAAGTGGGGGCACCCGAGGGGCTACCGCATCCAGACAGTCAGCTTTGCTGGGGAGCCCCTGCCCCAGAACAGCTCCCTGGAGAGAGCCTTGAGCTGGGCAAG GTACCAGCTGGCTGTGACCCAGCGGAAGGAGGCGGAGCCCCGCAGCAGCAGCATCTTCAACCAGAATGACCCCTGGGCCCCCACCGTGGACTTTGCTGACTTCATCAACAATGAGACCATAGCTGGAGAG GACTTGGTGGCCTGGGTGACAGCCGGTTTCCTGCACATCCCCCACGCAGAGGACATTCCCAACACAGTGACTGTGGGGAACGGCGTGGGCTTCTTCCTCCGACCCTACAACTTCTTTGACCAGGACCCCTCCTTCGATTCTGCTGACTCCGTCTACTTCCAGGAGGACCAGGATGCTGGGACCTGTGAGGTCAACCGCCTGGCTTGCCTCCCCCAGGCTGCGGCCtgtgccccccacctccctgccttctCCCACCCGGGCTTCTCCCACAACTAG
- the LOC102978430 gene encoding primary amine oxidase, liver isozyme-like: protein MGEGGAGSEEGVGKECHPGLPPLCPSVSPSAQPWTHPGQSQLFADLSREELTAVMSFLTQKLGPGLVDAAQAQPSDNCIFSVELELPPKAAALAHLDRGSPPPAREALAIVFFGGQPQPNVTELLVGPLPHPSYLRDVTVERHGGPLPYHRRPVLGTESAQMWKHLKEVELPKAPVFLASVFNYSGSTLAALHATPRGLRSGDRATWIALYHNISGVGIFLHPVGLELLLDHRALDPARWAVQQVFYLGHYYADLGQLEWEFKAGRLEVVRVPLPLPVGASSLRSRVSPGPLPPLQFSPQGSRYSVQGHRVASSLWTFTFGHGAFSGPRIFDIRFQGERLAYEISLQEALAVYGGNSPSAVRGRDADGNFGLGHFSTTLTRGVDCPYLATYVDWHFLLESRAPKTLPDAFCVFEQNRGLPLRRHHSDFHSHYFGGLVETVLVFRSVSTLLNYDYVWDMVLHPNGAIEVKFHATGYISSVFLFGAARRYGNQVGKHTLGTVHTHSAHCKVDLEAGVQLQAAGWVDNLVGLIQIPCRYQLAMTQRKEEEPRSISVYNLNDPWTPTLDFTDFINNETIAGQRREEWPAESLK from the exons ATGGGTGAAGGTGGTGCTGGGAGTGAGGAAGGAGTCGGGAAGGAGTGTCATCCCGGcctgcctcccctctgcccctccgTATCACCAAGTGCCCAGCCCTGGACACACCCTGGCCAGAGCCAGCTGTTTGCAGACCTGAGCCGAGAAGAACTGACGGCTGTGATGAGCTTTCTGACCCAGAAGCTGGGACCAGGCCTGGTGGATGCAGCTCAGGCCCAACCCTCAGACAACTGCATCTTCTCGGTAGAGCTGGAGCTGCCCCCCAAGGCTGCAGCCCTGGCCCACCTGGACAGGGGGAGCCCCCCGCCTGCCCGGGAGGCACTGGCCATCGTCTTCTTTGGTGGACAACCCCAGCCCAATGTGACTGAGCTGCTGGTGGGGCCGCTGCCGCACCCCTCCTACCTGCGGGATGTGACTGTGGAGCGTCACGGGGGCCCCCTGCCCTATCACCGACGCCCCGTGCTGGGAACTGAGTCTGCCCAGATGTGGAAGCATTTGAAAGAGGTGGAGCTCCCCAAGGCACCAGTCTTCCTGGCGTCTGTCTTCAACTACAGTGGCTCCACTTTGGCAGCTCTGCACGCCACCCCTCGTGGCTTGCGCTCAGGAGACCGTGCTACCTGGATAGCCCTCTACCATAACATCTCAGGTGTTGGGATTTTCCTGCACCCTGTGGGGCTCGAGCTACTGCTGGACCACCGGGCCCTGGACCCTGCCCGCTGGGCTGTCCAGCAGGTCTTCTACCTTGGGCACTACTATGCAGACTTGGGTCAGTTGGAATGGGAGTTTAAGGCTGGCCGGCTGGAAGTGGTTAGAGTTCCTCTACCCCTGCCAGTTGGGGCCTCATCGCTGCGCTCGCGGGTCTCCCCAGGTCCTCTTCCCCCTCTTCAGTTCTCACCTCAGGGCTCCCGGTACAGTGTGCAAGGGCACCGAGTGGCGTCGTCCCTTTGGACGTTTACCTTTGGCCA CGGAGCTTTCAGTGGGCCAAGGATCTTTGACATCCGATTCCAGGGAGAACGGCTGGCTTACGAGATCAGCCTCCAAGAGGCCTTGGCTGTCTATGGTGGAAATTCTCCTTCTGCTGTGAGAGGCCGGGACGCAGATGGCAACTTTGGTTTGGGCCACTTTTCCACGACCCTGACCCGTGGGGTGGACTGCCCCTATCTGGCCACCTACGTGGACTGGCACTTCCTTTTGGAGTCCCGAGCCCCCAAGACACTACCTGATGCCTTTTGTGTGTTTGAGCAGAACCGGGGCCTGCCCCTGAGGCGACACCACTCAGATTTTCATTCCCACTATTTTGGGGGCCTTGTGGAGACAGTGCTGGTCTTCAGATCTGTGTCGACCTTGCTCAACTACGACTACGTGTGGGATATGGTCTTGCACCCCAATGGGGCCATCGAAGTCAAATTCCACGCCACAGGCTACATCAGCTCGGTGTTCCTCTTTGGTGCTGCCCGAAGATACGGAAACCAGGTTGGGAAGCACACGCTGGGCACCGTCCACACCCACAGTGCCCACTGCAAGGTGGATCTGGAGGCAGGTG TGCAGCTTCAGGCAGCAGGATGGGTCGATAACCTTGTGGGTCTAATCCAAATCCCCTGCAGGTACCAGCTGGCTATGACCCAGCGGAAGGAGGAGGAGCCCAGAAGCATCAGCGTCTATAATTTGAATGACCCCTGGACCCCCACCCTGGACTTCACTGACTTCATCAACAATGAGACCATTGCTGGGCAG AGAAGAGAGGAATGGCCAGCCGAGAGTCTAAAGTGA
- the LOC102990412 gene encoding membrane primary amine oxidase isoform X1, translating to MNQKTTLVLLALAAITIFALVCVLLAGRGGDGGEHSRPPLCPSVSPSAQPWTHPGQSQLFADLSREELTAVMSFLTQKLGPGLVDAAQAQPSDNCIFSVELELPPKAAALAHLDRGSPPPAREALAIVFFGGQPQPNVTELLVGPLPHPSYLRDVTVERHGGPLPYHRRPVLGTESAQMWKHLKEVELPKAPVFLASVFNYSGSTLAALHATPRGLRSGDRATWIALYHNISGVGIFLHPVGLELLLDHRALDPARWAVQQVFYLGHYYADLGQLEWEFKAGRLEVVRVPLPLPVGASSLRSRVSPGPLPPLQFSPQGSRYSVQGHRVASSLWTFTFGHGPKFGAFSGPRIFDIRYQGERLAYEISLQEALAVYGGNSPAAMLTHYMDGSFGMGKYSTPLTRGVDCPYLATYVDWHFLLESRAPKTLPDAFCVFEQNRGLPLRRHHSDFHSHYFGGLVETVLVFRSVSTLLNYDYVWDMVLHPNGAIEVKFHATGYISSVFLFGAARRYGNQVGKHTLGTVHTHSAHFKVDLDVGGLENWVWAEDMAFVPTAVPWSPKHQIQRLQVTRKLLETEEQAAFPLGGPSPRYLYLASNHSNKWGHPRGYRIQTVSFAGEPLPQNSSLERALSWARYQLAVTQRKEAEPRSSSIFNQNDPWAPTVDFADFINNETIAGEDLVAWVTAGFLHIPHAEDIPNTVTVGNGVGFFLRPYNFFDQDPSFDSADSVYFQEDQDAGTCEVNRLACLPQAAACAPHLPAFSHPGFSHN from the exons AGCCGAGAAGAGCTGACGGCTGTGATGAGCTTTCTGACCCAGAAGCTGGGACCAGGCCTGGTGGATGCAGCTCAGGCCCAACCCTCAGACAACTGCATCTTCTCGGTAGAGCTGGAGCTGCCCCCCAAGGCTGCAGCCCTGGCCCACCTGGACAGGGGGAGCCCCCCGCCTGCCCGGGAGGCACTGGCCATCGTCTTCTTTGGTGGACAACCCCAGCCCAATGTGACTGAGCTGCTGGTGGGGCCGCTGCCGCACCCCTCCTACCTGCGGGATGTGACTGTGGAGCGTCACGGGGGCCCCCTGCCCTATCACCGACGCCCCGTGCTGGGAACTGAGTCTGCCCAGATGTGGAAGCATTTGAAAGAGGTGGAGCTCCCCAAGGCACCAGTCTTCCTGGCGTCTGTCTTCAACTACAGTGGCTCCACTTTGGCAGCTCTGCACGCCACCCCTCGTGGCTTGCGCTCAGGAGACCGTGCTACCTGGATAGCCCTCTACCATAACATCTCAGGTGTTGGGATTTTCCTGCACCCTGTGGGGCTCGAGCTACTGCTGGACCACCGGGCCCTGGACCCTGCCCGCTGGGCTGTCCAGCAGGTCTTCTACCTTGGGCACTACTATGCAGACTTGGGTCAGTTGGAATGGGAGTTTAAGGCTGGCCGGCTGGAAGTGGTTAGAGTTCCTCTACCCCTGCCAGTTGGGGCCTCATCGCTGCGCTCGCGGGTCTCCCCAGGTCCTCTTCCCCCTCTTCAGTTCTCACCTCAGGGCTCCCGGTACAGTGTGCAAGGGCACCGAGTGGCGTCGTCCCTTTGGACGTTTACCTTTGGCCATGGC CCTAAATTCGGAGCTTTCAGTGGGCCAAGGATCTTTGACATCCGATACCAGGGAGAACGGCTGGCTTATGAGATCAGCCTCCAAGAGGCCTTGGCTGTCTATGGTGGAAATTCCCCAGCAGCAATGCTGACCCACTATATGGATGGCAGCTTTGGCATGGGCAAGTACTCCACACCCCTGACCCGTGGGGTGGACTGCCCCTATCTGGCCACCTACGTGGACTGGCACTTCCTTTTGGAGTCCCGAGCCCCCAAGACACTACCTGATGCCTTTTGTGTGTTTGAGCAGAACCGGGGCCTGCCCCTGAGGCGACACCACTCAGATTTTCATTCCCACTATTTTGGGGGCCTTGTGGAGACAGTGCTGGTCTTCAGATCTGTGTCGACCTTGCTCAACTACGACTACGTGTGGGATATGGTCTTGCACCCCAATGGGGCCATCGAAGTCAAATTCCACGCCACAGGCTACATCAGCTCGGTGTTCCTCTTTGGTGCCGCCCGAAGATACGGAAACCAGGTTGGGAAGCACACTCTGGGCACGGTCCACACCCACAGTGCCCACTTCAAGGTGGATCTGGACGTGGGAG GACTGGAGAACTGGGTCTGGGCTGAGGACATGGCTTTTGTCCCTACGGCGGTACCCTGGAGCCCCAAGCACCAGATACAGAGGCTGCAGGTGACCCGGAAGCTGCTGGAGACGGAGGAGCAGGCCGCCTTCCCCCTGGGAGGTCCCTCCCCTCGCTACCTGTACCTGGCCAGCAATCACAGCAACAAGTGGGGGCACCCGAGGGGCTACCGCATCCAGACAGTCAGCTTTGCTGGGGAGCCCCTGCCCCAGAACAGCTCCCTGGAGAGAGCCTTGAGCTGGGCAAG GTACCAGCTGGCTGTGACCCAGCGGAAGGAGGCGGAGCCCCGCAGCAGCAGCATCTTCAACCAGAATGACCCCTGGGCCCCCACCGTGGACTTTGCTGACTTCATCAACAATGAGACCATAGCTGGAGAG GACTTGGTGGCCTGGGTGACAGCCGGTTTCCTGCACATCCCCCACGCAGAGGACATTCCCAACACAGTGACTGTGGGGAACGGCGTGGGCTTCTTCCTCCGACCCTACAACTTCTTTGACCAGGACCCCTCCTTCGATTCTGCTGACTCCGTCTACTTCCAGGAGGACCAGGATGCTGGGACCTGTGAGGTCAACCGCCTGGCTTGCCTCCCCCAGGCTGCGGCCtgtgccccccacctccctgccttctCCCACCCGGGCTTCTCCCACAACTAG